CTGATCACTTTCTTCAGAATGAAGATTTCATCAAGTGGAGGCTATTTCAAACGAAAGAATCAGAGGATTACTGGAAAGATTTCAAGTTAAAGAATCCACATTTGGAAGTTGCCCTACAGAATGCCATCAGCCAGTTTGATGCCATTGAAATCAACAAGTATCATCTGTCAGAACATGACAAAAAGGATATTTATGATATGGTCTTTCAAAAGATCAACCAATACAAGAGACGCAGACTGATAATATGGGTAAGTTCTGCTGCTGCCATTATGCTCCTGGGTGTTATGTCACTTTTATTTATGAATCAGATGAATAAAGAGAGTGGGTATATGTCAGAGCAGAAAAATGAAATAATTGTTGGGGAAACATTGCCAGAGGAAGAAATTTATCTTATTTCAGCTGGTAAAAAAATAAACCTGGCTCAGAATGTACAAATTGGTCTCACTGAGGATGGAAATGCCTTGGTCACGGACAGTACATCATCAAAAAAAGTGCTGACGTTAGCCAAATCAGAATTAAACAGATTAGTTGTTCCTTACGGTAAAAGATCAAAACTGATACTTTCTGACGGGACTGAAGTATGGCTTAATTCGGGGACACAACTTGATTTCCCTTCTGAATTTAATGGGAATACACGTGAGATTTTCATTGAAGGTGAGATTTTCATTGATGTTGCCCACAATGCGCAGGTACCTTTTATCGTGCATGCACAGGATATGGATATTCGAGTTCAAGGAACCTCATTTAACATCTCTGCTTATAGCGA
This window of the Proteiniphilum saccharofermentans genome carries:
- a CDS encoding FecR family protein, encoding MNKIIHTSQQTDHFLQNEDFIKWRLFQTKESEDYWKDFKLKNPHLEVALQNAISQFDAIEINKYHLSEHDKKDIYDMVFQKINQYKRRRLIIWVSSAAAIMLLGVMSLLFMNQMNKESGYMSEQKNEIIVGETLPEEEIYLISAGKKINLAQNVQIGLTEDGNALVTDSTSSKKVLTLAKSELNRLVVPYGKRSKLILSDGTEVWLNSGTQLDFPSEFNGNTREIFIEGEIFIDVAHNAQVPFIVHAQDMDIRVQGTSFNISAYSDESSKTVVLVEGKVRIGRGSTHIAELLPNEKIDITENNFLKETVDVSEYISWRKGVLEFNSTPMSEILRKIGRYYNVQFDENTDVKLNELTCTGKLFLSNNLDSVMTSVSILSSTLYKRENNTIHIIKKEMPMK